Genomic segment of Xanthomonas sp. DAR 35659:
AGAAGCTGATCGACCTGCTGGAAGAATCCAATCTCGCCGAAATCGAGATCAAGGAAGGCGAGGAAAGCGTGCGCCTGGCGCGCACCCCCAAGGGCATGATCAGCAGTGCCCCGCAGCAGTACGCCGCCCCGGCCCCCGCCGCGCCGGCCGCCGCGCCGATGCCGATGAGCTCGCCCACCGAGGCCTCCACCGGCGGCAGCGCCAAGCCCGGCAACGCCCTGCCCGAGGGCCACGTGCTGCGCGCGCCGATGGTCGGCACCTTCTACACCTCGCCGGCGCCGGACAAGCCCGCCTTCGTCAGCGTCGGCCAGGCGGTCAAGGCCGGCGAGACCCTGGCGATCATCGAGGCGATGAAGATGTTCAACCCGATCGAGGCCGACGTCTCCGGCACCATCGTCGCCATCCTCAGCGAAAGCGGCCAGCCGGTGGAGTTCGACCAGCCGTTGTTCGTGATTGGCTGAGGCGCCGGGACTCGGGAATGGAGAATGGGGAATCGTCGAAGCGGCCGCACGAGCGGCTCGACGTCTGGCGAGACTCCATGGATCTGGTGGAAATGATCTACCGCCTCTCCGACGCGTTCCCGGCAACGGAACGCTTCGGGCTGACGGCGCAACTGCGCCGCGCGGCGGTCAGCATCCCCGCCAACATCGCCGAAGGCGCCGCGCGCCGCTCCACGCCCGAGTACCTGCGTTTCCTGTCGATCGCGCGCGGCTCGCTATCCGAGGCCAGCACGCACCTGCAGATCGCGCGCCGGCTCGACTACACCTCCGACATCGCGGCACTCGACGGATTGATCGATACGATCTTCGCCAAACTGACCGCATTGATGAATGTTCTGAGCAAGCGCGGAGATTGACGATGCACGCCGTCCTCCATTCCCGATTCTCCATTCCCAATTCCCGGCCTTCCCATGCTCGATAAAGTCGTCATCGCCAATCGCGGCGAAATCGCGCTGCGCATCCTGCGCGCGTGCCATACGCTCGGCATC
This window contains:
- the accB gene encoding acetyl-CoA carboxylase biotin carboxyl carrier protein; this encodes MDLRKIKKLIDLLEESNLAEIEIKEGEESVRLARTPKGMISSAPQQYAAPAPAAPAAAPMPMSSPTEASTGGSAKPGNALPEGHVLRAPMVGTFYTSPAPDKPAFVSVGQAVKAGETLAIIEAMKMFNPIEADVSGTIVAILSESGQPVEFDQPLFVIG
- a CDS encoding four helix bundle protein translates to MENGESSKRPHERLDVWRDSMDLVEMIYRLSDAFPATERFGLTAQLRRAAVSIPANIAEGAARRSTPEYLRFLSIARGSLSEASTHLQIARRLDYTSDIAALDGLIDTIFAKLTALMNVLSKRGD